The Chryseolinea soli nucleotide sequence ATCCCTCTTTCTCACAAAACGATTTCAATCCAAGGTCCGTCATGGCAAGCAAATCTGCCCGGCGCGTATGACCGGAGTCGCTTATATTTTTGAAGGTATCTTTTGCATCGGAGCAATGCAGCAGTATGACCGTGATGCCCGGTTTTGTCGACTGCAGCAATTCCTTGTATTTGTCGCGTTTGAATTTGCGAAGGTTCTCATCAGTAGGTTCGACGCCGGGCGGGAATTCCCAATCGTAGCTTGAGATATATAGATCGTCGGCCACCGCCAGGCCACCTTGCCAAAGTTTTTCGCCGGCCTTTTGAATCGCCTTTAAGAAAAAGGAGTTGTCCGGTGCCTGAGCATCCCCTGCCGTTAGCTTCTTCAATCCCTGCAGTGGGCCGGAATGGATCTGTTCCAGCAACAAGGTGTTGTGCCCGGCCGGCAACAAAATGGGAATATGTTCTTCGATGCCGATCTTACTGTAACGCTCAAGATATTCCGGCGTAGACCACAATGTTCCCATATGCGTATCCAAGTGCGTAGGCGCAAACCCCATCCTTCTTGCTCTCGACAATTGCGCCCGTAT carries:
- a CDS encoding polysaccharide deacetylase family protein, with product MKQIIKITRAFLTRRSHQVVMIVLTWVVTSVQGQSVQTYAERLGWKENDRVIIFHVDDVGMSYESNQGAVQALEKNLATSMSVMMPCPWVPGIVSEIKQHPGWDAGLHLTHTSEWTTYRWSPLSGIKATPGLVDTEGALWNNVPDVVAHASADEIEMEIRAQLSRARRMGFAPTHLDTHMGTLWSTPEYLERYSKIGIEEHIPILLPAGHNTLLLEQIHSGPLQGLKKLTAGDAQAPDNSFFLKAIQKAGEKLWQGGLAVADDLYISSYDWEFPPGVEPTDENLRKFKRDKYKELLQSTKPGITVILLHCSDAKDTFKNISDSGHTRRADLLAMTDLGLKSFCEKEGFILTTWREMQQRRDEISK